Proteins encoded together in one Tripterygium wilfordii isolate XIE 37 chromosome 14, ASM1340144v1, whole genome shotgun sequence window:
- the LOC120015542 gene encoding putative receptor-like protein kinase At3g47110 produces MKFQKFQLCISPFTDLQVLILFLTTNIQCWQPVSMVDALGNETDRVSLLKFKESIADDPYESLNSWNDSVPFCNWYGTTCSPKHQRVTSLDLEGLALRGTMSSYIGNLSFLRILNLQNNNFYGDIPQEVGFLFRLQQLNLTNNTFGGEILASLSNCFGLRIIDLGWNGLIGRIPADLGSLTGLMAIRLSRNSLTGGLPSSFDNLSALISFSVQLIILKEQFQMILVDGRA; encoded by the coding sequence ATGAAGTTTCAAAAGTTCCAATTGTGCATTTCTCCGTTTACAGACCTTCAAGTGTTGATTCTTTTCCTTACTACAAACATACAATGCTGGCAACCTGTATCAATGGTCGATGCTTTAGGAAACGAAACTGATCGAGTTTCTTTGCTTAAATTCAAAGAATCAATAGCTGATGATCCATATGAAAGCCTAAACTCATGGAATGACTCTGTCCCGTTCTGCAATTGGTATGGCACTACTTGCAgtccgaagcatcaaagagTCACCAGTTTGGATCTTGAAGGCCTTGCCTTGCGTGGAACAATGTCTTCTTACATTGGTAACCTCTCCTTTTTAAGGATCCTCAACCTCCAAAACAACAATTTCTATGGTGATATCCCACAAGAGGTCGGTTTCTTGTTTCGACTGCAACAACTCAATCTCACCAACAATACTTTTGGAGGGGAGATTCTAGCAAGCTTGAGCAATTGTTTTGGATTGAGGATTATTGATTTGGGGTGGAACGGACTTATTGGGAGAATCCCAGCTGATCTTGGATCTTTAACAGGTCTTATGGCGATTCGTCTCAGTCGAAACAGCCTAACCGGAGGACTACCATCTTCTTTTGATAACCTTTCAGCTCTCATAAGCTTTTCTGTTCAGTTAATAATCTTGAAGGAACAATTCCAAATGATATTGGTAGATGGAAGAGCTTAA
- the LOC120015265 gene encoding pleckstrin homology domain-containing protein 1-like, with the protein MASLWRAATGLAEKQPSQFDGVEFWSYPERTGWLMKQGEYIKTWRRRWFVLKQGKLFWFKDSNVTRASIPRGAIPVASCLTVKGAEDALNKQYAFELSTRTETMYFIADSEKEKEDWINSIGRSIVQHSRSVTVNEIVDYDSKR; encoded by the coding sequence ATGGCAAGCCTCTGGCGGGCCGCGACTGGCCTGGCAGAGAAGCAGCCAAGCCAATTCGACGGAGTGGAATTCTGGTCGTACCCTGAGCGGACTGGTTGGCTCATGAAGCAAGGCGAGTACATCAAGACTTGGCGCCGCCGTTGGTTCGTATTGAAGCAGGGGAAGCTCTTCTGGTTCAAGGACTCCAACGTCACTCGCGCGTCCATACCACGCGGCGCGATCCCGGTGGCTTCCTGTCTCACCGTGAAAGGTGCGGAGGATGCGCTTAACAAACAGTACGCTTTTGAATTATCGACGAGGACAGAGACTATGTATTTTATTGCGGACtcggagaaggagaaggaggattGGATCAACTCGATTGGAAGGTCCATAGTGCAGCACTCGAGATCCGTGACAGTCAATGAGATCGTAGACTACGATAGCAAGCGGTAA
- the LOC120015541 gene encoding LRR receptor-like serine/threonine-protein kinase EFR, with protein sequence MLPSSLFNISSIRSISTVANQLNGTLPANMGLTLPNLQQFGIAGNQFSGHIPDSISNASLLQIFQITTNNFVGQVSTDLGNLQGLWLLGLGENNLGSNSSDDLNFLTSLTNCSSLRVLEFSSNNLGGVLPNSIANLSTQISGLYLGVNQIYGTIPATISNLINLNALSMEGNLFSGVIPSSLGKLQQLQGMILSRNRLSGSIPSSIGNLSLLAQLQLAQNHLEGTIPPGIGNCQNL encoded by the coding sequence ATGCTCccttcttctcttttcaacaTATCATCCATTAGATCCATCTCCACAGTAGCTAACCAACTAAATGGGACTCTTCCTGCAAATATGGGCTTGACTCTGCCTAACCTACAGCAGTTTGGTATTGCTGGAAACCAATTTTCAGGACATATCCCAGATTCCATATCAAATGCTTCTCTGCTTCAAATATTCCAGATTACAACTAACAATTTCGTCGGACAAGTTTCGACTGATCTTGGTAATCTTCAGGGTCTTTGGTTACTTGGTCTTGGTGAAAACAATTTGGGAAGCAATTCTTCTGATGACTTGAACTTTCTAACAAGTCTCACAAACTGTAGCAGCCTAAGAGTCTTGGAGTTTAGTTCAAACAATCTTGGAGGCGTACTGCCCAATTCAATTGCCAACCTATCAACACAAATCAGTGGACTTTATTTGGGAGTAAATCAGATATACGGGACAATACCAGCGACGATTTCGAACCTCATCAACTTGAATGCTTTGAGTATGGAGGGCAACCTTTTCAGTGGTGTTATTCCCAGTTCATTAGGCAAACTTCAACAATTGCAAGGAATGATTTTAAGCAGAAACAGATTGTCTGGATCAATCCCGTCTTCTATTGGAAACTTGAGTTTGTTGGCTCAACTCCAATTAGCACAAAATCACTTGGAAGGAACCATTCCTCCAGGTATTGGGAATTGTCAAAACTTATAG
- the LOC120014149 gene encoding probable LRR receptor-like serine/threonine-protein kinase At3g47570 codes for MVLNLSHNSLTSPLPLEVGKLENTNTLDISENNLSGAIPSSIDLSRNNLSGEILKDFLKLPFLLYLNLSFNDLEGELPSEGVFRNASAILVTGNNVCGGIPELDLPKCTSGVKDLGKFHAFVLTVTIVPVALVVIFVSVFLVVYWLRKSKTTPSSVVPSMDKLLKVSYRKLHQATNGFSSINLIGSGSFGLVYKAFLDDQQERPVAVKVLKLQQIGASKSFMANMSLEKWLHPDTSSENESECLDFLQRLNIAIDVASALHYLHDQCETPIVYCDLKPSNVLLDNGMVAHVSDFGLAKLLSQDQTNTSSTIGLKGSIGYTAPGKKLHIVFFETSRFLTNYCRVWNGE; via the exons ATGGTTCTCAATTTATCACATAACTCTTTAACTAGTCCATTACCTCTCGAGGTAGGCAAGCTAGAAAATACAAACACATTGGACATATCAGAAAACAATCTTTCTGGTGCAATTCCAAGCAGCATTG ATCTTTCGCGAAATAACTTGTCAGGAGAAATTCTGAAAGATTTTCTGaaacttccttttctgttgtACTTAAATCTTTCTTTCAATGATCTTGAGGGCGAGCTACCATCTGAAGGTGTCTTTAGAAATGCAAGTGCAATATTAGTTACCGGGAATAACGTCTGTGGTGGTATCCCAGAATTGGATTTGCCAAAATGCACATCAGGAGTAAAAGATCTTGGAAAGTTTCATGCCTTTGTACTAACCGTCACAATTGTTCCGGTAGCCCTCGTTGTCATTTTTGTTTCAGTATTTCTGGTCGTTTATTGGTTGAGAAAATCGAAAACGACACCCTCTTCTGTAGTTCCATCAATGGAcaagctcttaaaagtctcataCAGGAAGCTTCATCAAGCGACTAATGGATTCTCTTCCATTAACTTAATCGGGTCTGGTAGTTTTGGCTTAGTGTATAAAGCATTCCTTGATGATCAACAAGAAAGACCAGTAGCTGTTAAGGTTCTTAAACTTCAACAGATTGGAGCTTCCAAGAGTTTCATGGCGAATATGAGCTTGGAGAAGTGGTTGCATCCAGACACCTCAAGCGAAAATGAATCAGAGTGTCTCGACTTTCTTCAACGACTAAATATTGCAATTGATGTGGCCTCTGCATTACATTATCTTCACGATCAATGTGAAACTCCAATTGTTTATTGCGATTTAAAGCCAAGCAATGTTCTTCTCGACAATGGCATGGTTGCTCATGTAAGTGATTTCGGTTTAGCAAAGCTGCTTTCTCAAGATCAAACCAATACAAGTAGCACAATAGGACTAAAGGGTTCTATTGGCTACACTGCTCCAGGTAAAAAACTACATATTGTTTTCTTTGAAACCTCAAGATTTCTTACAAATTACTGTAGAGTATGGAATGGGGAGTGA